One Setaria viridis chromosome 5, Setaria_viridis_v4.0, whole genome shotgun sequence genomic region harbors:
- the LOC117858672 gene encoding diacylglycerol kinase 1, whose product MENNVDRNNMLKEFYIPTYIFVPESPVEHVSQIPTCPVIVFINTKSGGQLGRNLIVTYRKLLNHAQVFDLLDEAPDKVLHKLYSNLERLKHGGDALASEIHRRLRLIVAGGDGTAGWLLGVISDLKLVHPPPVATVPLGTGNNLPYSFGWGKRNPGTDQDSVISFLQLVREAREMNIDSWHIVMRMQSPKGSPCDPIAPPDLPHSLHAFRRVPKTDPQDMEYSYTYRGGFWNYFSMGMDAQVSYAFHSERKLHPEKFQNQLSNQKTYLKLACTQGWFCASLFHPMSRNIACLSKVKIMKKSGKWETLEIPQSIRSIVCLNLPSFSGGLNPWGTPSRRKQRKRDLVMPPLVDDGLLEIVGFKDAWHGLVLLSPKGHGTRLAQAHRVRFEFLRGAADHAYMRMDGEPWKQPLPTDDGKVVVEISHAGQVKMLATRDCIAKGIHESCPAISTVHPESSSSDDTDDDFEEERRNFGAALSFRYTGDVNKQ is encoded by the exons ATGGAGAACAACGTTGACAGAAATAACATGCTGAAAGAATTCTACATCCCAACTTATATTTTCGTGCCAGAGTCTCCAGTGGAGCATGTTTCTCAGATACCCACTTGCCCTGTTATTGTTTTTATCAACACAAAAAGCGGTGGCCAGCTGGGACGTAACTTAATTGTCACATACCGTAAGCTTCTCAACCATGCTCAG GTGTTTGATCTGCTTGATGAAGCTCCAGACAAGGTCTTGCACAAATTATATAGCAACTTGGAAAGGCTCAAGCACGGTGGTGATGCTCTTGCTTCTGAAATCCATAGGAGACTAAGGCTAATA GTTGCTGGAGGTGATGGAACGGCTGGTTGGTTGCTTGGAGTTATATCTGATCTTAAGTTAGTACATCCACCTCCTGTTGCTACTGTTCCACTGGGAACTGGAAACAACTTGCCATATTCTTTTGGATGG GGGAAGAGAAACCCTGGAACAGATCAAGATTCTGTCATATCATTTCTTCAATTGGTAAGAGAAGCAAGAGAGATGAACATTGATAG CTGGCATATTGTCATGAGAATGCAAAGCCCAAAAGGTTCTCCTTGTGATCCAATTGCACCTCCAGACTTGCCTCATTCTTTGCATGCATTTCGCCGTGTGCCAAAGACAGATCCACAAGATATG GAATATTCTTACACATATCGTGGGGGATTTTGGAATTACTTCAGCATGG GAATGGATGCTCAAGTGTCTTATGCATTTCATTCTGAGAGGAAACTGCATCCAGAGAAGTTCCAGAATCAGTTGTCCAATCAG AAAACATATTTAAAGCTGGCATGCACACAAGGATGGTTTTGTGCCTCTCTGTTTCATCCGATGTCTCG GAATATTGCTTGCCTTTCAAAAGTAAAGATAATGAAGAAATCTGGAAAATGGGAAACATTGGAAATTCCGCAGAG TATCCGGTCCATTGTTTGTCTCAATTTGCCCAGCTTCTCTGGTGGACTAAACCCTTGGGGAACACCAAGTAGGAGGAAGCAAAGAAAA AGAGACTTGGTAATGCCTCCACTTGTGGATGATGGCCTTCTGGAGATTGTGGGTTTCAAAGATGCTTGGCATGGGCTTGTCTTGCTATCCCCCAAAGGCCATGGAACTCGTCTTGCTCAG GCTCACCGTGTTCGATTCGAGTTCCTCAGAGGTGCAGCCGATCATGCTTACATGAGAATGGATGGCGAGCCCTGGAAGCAACCTCTTCCAACAGATGATGGCAAGGTCGTGGTGGAGATCTCCCATGCTGGGCAGGTCAAGATGCTCGCGACCAGAGACTGCATAGCCAAAGGCATCCATGAGTCGTGCCCAGCTATTTCCACGGTTCATCCAGAGTCCAGCTCCAGCGATGACACGGACGATGACttcgaggaggagaggaggaactTTGGGGCTGCCTTGTCATTTCGGTACACGGGCGATGTGAACAAACAATAA
- the LOC117858671 gene encoding uncharacterized protein, with amino-acid sequence MAGLLPSSFPFPHASFPNPKPHQLATPAAAAATRPESPNASPAPNPASARLRRLIAREDLAGAARLVERSASRDGEPPDVYLCTKLIRNLCRRGRTSDAARVLRAAETSGSPVDVFAYNTLVAGYCRYGHLDAARRLIASMPVAPDAYTYTPLVRGLCDRGRVADALSLLDDMLRRGCQPSVVTYTVLLEALCKNSGFGQAMAVLDEMRVKGCMPNIVTYNVIINGMCREGRVDDARELLDRLSSYGFQPDTVSYTTLLKGLCAAKRWDDVEELFAEMMERNCMPNEVTFDMLIRFFCRGGMVERAIQVLEQMTWHGCSANTTLCNIVINSICKQGRVDDAFKFLNNMGSYGCNPDTISYTTVLKGLCRAERWDDAKELLKEMVRKNCPPNEVTFNTFICILCQKGLIEKAIMLIEQMSEHGCTVGVVTYNALVNGFCVQGRIDSALELFRSMPCKPNTITYTTLLTGLCNAERLDDAAELIAEMLRRDCPPNAVTFNVLVSFFCQKGFLEEAIELVEQMMEHGCTPNLITYNTLLDGITKDCSSEDALELLQGLVSKGVSPDIITFSSIIGVLSKEDRVEEAIQMFHVVQDIGMRPKAVVYNKILLGLCKRCEIDNAIDFFAYMVSNGCMPNESTYIILIEGLAHEGLLKEARDLLSELCSRGVVSKNLIEEWQ; translated from the coding sequence ATGGCCgggctcctcccctcctctttccCCTTCCCCCACGCCTCCTTCCCCAACCCCAAGCCCCACCAActcgccacccccgccgccgccgccgccacgaggcCCGAGTCACCCAATGCGTCCCCGGCGCCCAACCCGGCCagcgcccgcctccgccgcctcatcGCGCGCGAGGACCTCGCCGGGGCCGCGCGCCTCGTCGAGCGCTCCGCCTCCCGCGACGGGGAGCCCCCCGACGTGTACCTctgcaccaagctcatccgcaACCTCTGCCGCCGGGGGCGCACctccgacgccgcgcgcgtgctccgggCCGCCGAGACGTCGGGCTCGCCCGTCGACGTCTTCGCCTACAACACCCTCGTCGCGGGGTACTGCCGCTACGGCCACCTCGACGCCGCGCGCAGGCTCATCGCGTCCATGCCCGTCGCGCCCGACGCGTACACGTACACGCCCCTGGTCCGCGGCCTCTGCGACCGCGGCAGGGTCGCCGACGCGCTCAGCCTGCTCGACGATATGCTCCGGCGCGGGTGCCAGCCCAGCGTCGTCACCTACACCGTGCTCCTCGAGGCCTTGTGCAAGAACAGCGGGTTTGGGCAGGCCATGGCGGTCCTGGACGAGATGCGTGTCAAGGGATGCATGCCCAACATTGTTACCTACAATGTCATCATCAATGGCATGTGCAGGGAAGGCCGTGTTGATGACGCTAGGGAGCTCTTGGACAGGTTGTCCTCTTACGGATTCCAGCCTGACACTGTCAGCTACACCACCCTCCTGAAGGGCCTGTGCGCTGCTAAGCGGTGGGACGACGTTGAGGAGCTCTTTGCTGAGATGATGGAGAGGAACTGCATGCCGAATGAGGTGACTTTTGACATGCTGATTAGATTCTTTTGTCGAGGAGGTATGGTGGAGCGAGCGATTCAAGTTCTTGAACAAATGACATGGCATGGATGCTCAGCCAACACTACCTTGTGCAATATTGTCATTAACTCTATTTGCAAACAAGGCCGAGTTGACGATGCCTTTAAGTTCTTAAATAATATGGGTTCCTATGGGTGCAATCCAGATACCATTAGCTATACTACGGTGTTGAAGGGCTTGTGTCGTGCCGAACGATGGGATGATGCCAAGGAGCTTCTGAAAGAGATGGTCCGAAAGAATTGTCCCCCAAATGAGGTGACATTCAATACATTTATCTGCATATTGTGCCAAAAGGGGTTGATAGAGAAAGCTATTATGCTTATTGAGCAAATGTCAGAGCATGGGTGTACTGTGGGTGTTGTCACATACAATGCTCTTGTTAATGGATTCTGTGTGCAAGGACGTATTGACAGTGCCCTAGAGTTGTTTCGAAGCATGCCCTGCAAACCCAATACCATCACATATACTACTTTACTGACAGGCTTGTGCAACGCCGAACGGTTAGATGATGCAGCAGAGCTCATAGCTGAGATGCTTCGTAGAGATTGCCCTCCAAATGCAGTGACTTTCAATGTTCTTGTGAGTTTCTTCTGTCAAAAAGGATTTCTTGAGGAAGCAATTGAACTCGTTGAGCAGATGATGGAACATGGTTGCACCCCTAACCTGATTACATATAATACATTACTCGATGGGATCACCAAGGATTGCAGTTCAGAAGATGCCCTGGAGTTGTTGCAAGGCTTGGTCAGCAAGGGAGTTTCGCCAGATATAATTACATTTTCTTCAATCATTGGTGTCCTCTCAAAAGAAGATAGAGTTGAAGAGGCCATTCAAATGTTTCACGTAGTGCAAGATATTGGAATGAGACCCAAAGCTGTGGTGTATAACAAGATACTACTTGGGCTCTGTAAAAGATGTGAAATAGATAATGCTATTGACTTTTTTGCCTACATGGTATCTAACGGATGCATGCCCAATGAATCAACCTACATTATACTTATTGAAGGCCTTGCTCATGAGGGTTTGTTGAAGGAGGCCCGAGATCTACTGAGCGAGTTGTGTTCAAGAGGAGTTGTAAGCAAGAACTTAATAGAAGAGTGGCAATAA
- the LOC117858674 gene encoding uncharacterized protein encodes MEEGLVSVDKFSAGSQAYFLTHLHQDHTRGLASAGGWRHGPLYCSPTTARLLPTRFPGIDASLLRPLAPGASATLSLSSPTSDRPLSLRVTAIPALHCPGSLMYLFRGDLGCMLYTGDFRWELGCGKARRAKQALLDALGGDTVDLLYLDNTYCHPSLNFPPRPVVAEQMVNIIRAHPNHEVIIGVDTLGKEDLLLHISRELQTKIWVWPQRLLTIHLLGIDENHEIFTTQTKLTRIRAVPRYSVTIETLEALNEVCPTIGIMPSGIPWLLKSSEGKAMPKGISPAKSIRCKGRDKGMDYDPLSPPKLFDKDSYTLPYSEHACFSELENFMQTVRPSTVVGIVRTSFCYVNPLHHFSHLCSDSGVNDDGTPIKNKGRDTDNLTPKRRRNGSATPEETKVRISSSSLYRSKVTRKRKEGCGARIDDAEELIGVA; translated from the exons ATGGAGGAGGGCCTGGTGTCTGTGGACAAGTTCTCCGCTGGCAGCCAGGCCTACTTCCTGACGCACCTCCACCAGGACCACACCCGCGGCCTCGCCTCGGCGGGCGGGTGGCGCCACGGCCCGCTCTACTGCTCCCCGACCACggcgcgcctcctccccacccGCTTCCCCGGGAtcgacgcctccctcctccgcccgctcgcccccgGCGCCTCCGCCacgctctccctctcctcccccacctccgaCCGCCCCCTGTCCCTCCGCGTCACCGCCATCCCCGCCCTCCACTGCCCAG GCTCGCTCATGTACCTCTTCCGCGGGGACCTCGGGTGCATGCTCTACACGGGGGACTTCCGGTGGGAGCTCGGGTGCGGCAAGGCCCGGCGGGCGAAGCAGGCGCTTCTCGACGCGCTCGGCGGAGATACCGTCGATTTGCTCTATCTGGACAACACCTACTGCCACCCGTCGCTCAACTTCCCACCGCGCCCCGTCGTCGCTGAGCAG ATGGTCAATATTATTCGAGCACATCCTAACCATGAAGTTATCATTGGTGTTGACACTCTTGGGAAAGAAGACCTCTTGCTTCACATATCCAGAGAACTACAAACAAAG ATTTGGGTCTGGCCCCAGCGCCTACTGACAATACACCTTCTAGGAATTGATGAAAACCATGAGATCTTTACCACGCAGACCAAATTGACTAGGATCCGTGCTGTTCCAAGATACAGTGTCACCATTGAGACTCTTGAAGCTTTGAACGAAGTGTGCCCCACCATAGGGATCATGCCTTCCGGTATTCCTTGGCTTCTGAAGAGCAGCGAAGGAAAGGCCATGCCCAAGGGTATATCACCAGCAAAGTCTATCAGGTGCAAAGGGCGAGACAAAGGAATGGACTATGATCCCTTGTCACCACCAAAGCTGTTTGACAAGGATTCTTACACTTTGCCGTATTCCGAGCATGCTTGTTTTTCAGAGTTGGAGAACTTTATGCAAACAGTGCGGCCATCAACAGTCGTAGGAATTGTCAGGACATCATTCTGCTACGTCAATCCCCTTCATCACTTCAGTCACCTTTGTTCGGACAGTGGTGTTAATGATGACGGGACGCCCATAAAGAACAAGGGCAGAGATACTGATAACTTAACACCAAAGAGAAGGCGGAATGGTTCGGCGACCCCGGAAGAAACGAAGGTCAGGATCTCCAGTTCAAGTCTGTATAGAAGCAAAGTtacaaggaagaggaaggagggctGCGGTGCAAGGATCGATGACGCTGAAGAACTCATCGGTGTCGCCTGA
- the LOC117858675 gene encoding universal stress protein PHOS32 isoform X1, which translates to MATNPSSGADAPPAPAPVRLSAAAQAAAIQPSSPRFFFSSLAGTNPASPHRRIAIAVDLSDESAFAVRWAVQNYLRPGDAVVLLHVRPTSVLYGADWGSIPVSVTDEADAAEDAAAAAQGGPTEEELQKKREEDYDAFTSTKAQDLAQPLVDAQIPFKIHVVKDHDMKERLCLEAERLGLSAMIMGSRGFGAHRKGGKGRLGSVSDYCVHHCVCPVVVVRYPDDAAGAGGDAAGAIDELHTVPEDEPVYHDAPEVQKAEN; encoded by the exons ATGGCGACCAACCCCTCCTCCGGCGCTgacgcgcccccggccccggcgccggtgcggctctcggcggcggcgcaggcggccgcgATCCAGCCTTCCTCCCcgcgcttcttcttctcctcgcTGGCGGGGACCAACCCGGCCTCCCCGCACCGCCGCATCGCCATTGCTGTCGACCTCTCCGACGAGTCCGCCTTCGCCGTCAGGTGGGCCGTGCAGAACTACCTCCGCCCCGGGGACGCCGTCGTGCTGCTCCACGTGCGCCCCACCTCGGTGCTCTACGGCGCCGACTGGGGCTCCATCCCTGTCTCCGTCACCGAcgaggccgacgccgccgaggacgccgccgccgccgcccagggcGGGCCCACCGAGGAGGAGCTGCAGaagaagcgggaggaggactaCGACGCCTTCACCTCCACCAAGGCGCAGGACCTCGCGCAGCCGCTCGTCGACGCGCAGATCCCCTTCAAGATCCACGTCGTCAAGGACCACGACATGAAGGAGCGCCTCTGCCTCGAGGCCGAGCGACTCGGCCTCTCCGCTATGATCATGGGGAGCCGTGGTTTCGGTGCCCACCGGAAGGGCGGCAAGGGGAGGCTTGGGAGCGTTAGTGATTACTGCGTCCATCACTGTGTCTGCCCAGTTGTGGTTGTTCGCTACCCGGATGATGCTGCAGGTGCTGGTGGAGATGCAGCTGGGGCAATAGATGAGCTGCACACTGTGCCAGAGGATGAACCTGTGTACCACGACGCCCCTGAGGTGCAGAAAG CAGAAAACTGA
- the LOC117858675 gene encoding universal stress protein PHOS32 isoform X2, whose product MATNPSSGADAPPAPAPVRLSAAAQAAAIQPSSPRFFFSSLAGTNPASPHRRIAIAVDLSDESAFAVRWAVQNYLRPGDAVVLLHVRPTSVLYGADWGSIPVSVTDEADAAEDAAAAAQGGPTEEELQKKREEDYDAFTSTKAQDLAQPLVDAQIPFKIHVVKDHDMKERLCLEAERLGLSAMIMGSRGFGAHRKGGKGRLGSVSDYCVHHCVCPVVVVRYPDDAAGAGGDAAGAIDELHTVPEDEPVYHDAPEVQKEN is encoded by the exons ATGGCGACCAACCCCTCCTCCGGCGCTgacgcgcccccggccccggcgccggtgcggctctcggcggcggcgcaggcggccgcgATCCAGCCTTCCTCCCcgcgcttcttcttctcctcgcTGGCGGGGACCAACCCGGCCTCCCCGCACCGCCGCATCGCCATTGCTGTCGACCTCTCCGACGAGTCCGCCTTCGCCGTCAGGTGGGCCGTGCAGAACTACCTCCGCCCCGGGGACGCCGTCGTGCTGCTCCACGTGCGCCCCACCTCGGTGCTCTACGGCGCCGACTGGGGCTCCATCCCTGTCTCCGTCACCGAcgaggccgacgccgccgaggacgccgccgccgccgcccagggcGGGCCCACCGAGGAGGAGCTGCAGaagaagcgggaggaggactaCGACGCCTTCACCTCCACCAAGGCGCAGGACCTCGCGCAGCCGCTCGTCGACGCGCAGATCCCCTTCAAGATCCACGTCGTCAAGGACCACGACATGAAGGAGCGCCTCTGCCTCGAGGCCGAGCGACTCGGCCTCTCCGCTATGATCATGGGGAGCCGTGGTTTCGGTGCCCACCGGAAGGGCGGCAAGGGGAGGCTTGGGAGCGTTAGTGATTACTGCGTCCATCACTGTGTCTGCCCAGTTGTGGTTGTTCGCTACCCGGATGATGCTGCAGGTGCTGGTGGAGATGCAGCTGGGGCAATAGATGAGCTGCACACTGTGCCAGAGGATGAACCTGTGTACCACGACGCCCCTGAGGTGCAGAAAG AAAACTGA
- the LOC117854853 gene encoding frataxin, mitochondrial, which produces MASRKLLLVLTAGRRLRSRSRTGQLLWAANLPEATTSRSLAAAAAAAQQSGRSPAALLFASRTISTTRPATQSAGDAPGPSAVDPKLIMPEDEFHKLADETIHDLLEKLEEYGDSIQMDGFDIDYGNQVLTLRLGDLGTYVVNKQAPNRQIWLSSPVSGPSRFDWDASTDGWIYKRTGANLVQLLEKEIGELCGTPVELS; this is translated from the exons atggcgtccCGCAAGCTCCTCCTGGTCCTCACCGCCGGGAGGCGGCTCCGTTCCCGCTCCCGCACAGGACAACTCTTGTGGGCCGCCAATCTCCCTGAAGCTACCACCTCTCGCTCcctcgcggccgccgctgctgcggcgCAGCAGTCGGGCCGGTCTCCAGCGGCTCTTCTCTTCGCTTCGAGGACCATCTCGACGACGCGCCCCGCGACACAGTCCGCCGGAGATGCGCCCGGCCCGTCTGCGGTGGACCCCAA GTTGATAATGCCAGAGGATGAGTTTCATAAATTAGCAGATGAGACAATTCACGATTTGCTTGAAAAACTTGAG GAATATGGTGACTCCATTCAGATGGATGGTTTTGACATTGACTACGGG AATCAGGTTTTGACATTAAGGCTTGGGGATCTGGGGACTTATGTTGTTAACAAGCAAGCACCAAACAGGCAAATCTGGTTATCTTCACCTGTGAG TGGGCCTTCTAGGTTTGATTGGGATGCATCAACAGACGGTTGGATATACAAGCGGACCGGAGCAAATCTTGTGCAGCTTCTGGAGAAGGAGATTGGTGAGCTCTGTGGTACTCCAGTAGAACTTTCATAA
- the LOC117854854 gene encoding calcium-binding protein PBP1 — MISRDNSSTGSDKGSSLQFQDFLPVMARKLGVEGLIQELCKGFQLLMEPSTGKITFHSLKRNAPMLGLGELRDDELLEMMREGDLDGDGALDQMEFCILMVRLSPELMEEEAHRAFDFEH, encoded by the coding sequence ATGATCTCGCGGGATAATTCCAGTACGGGCTCAGACAAGGGCTCCTCCCTGCAGTTTCAGGACTTCCTGCCGGTGATGGCGAGGAAGCTCGGAGTGGAGGGGCTGATTCAGGAGCTCTGCAAGGGGTTCCAGCTGCTGATGGAGCCCAGCACAGGCAAGATCACCTTCCACAGCCTGAAGCGGAACGCACCGATGCTCGGGCTAGGCGAGCTCCGGGACGATGAGCTCCTGGAGATGATGAGGGAAGGGGACCTGGACGGGGATGGAGCGCTGGATCAGATGGAGTTCTGCATTCTCATGGTCAGACTGAGCCCGGAGCTGATGGAAGAAGAGGCGCACAGGGCGTTCGACTTTGAACACTGA